A DNA window from Anoplolepis gracilipes chromosome 13, ASM4749672v1, whole genome shotgun sequence contains the following coding sequences:
- the LOC140672427 gene encoding nuclear receptor subfamily 2 group F member 6 isoform X2 has translation MEENGRGETLCKVCGDKASGKHYGVPSCDGCRGFFKRSIRRNLDYVCKENGRCIVDVSRRNQCQACRFTKCLQVNMKRDAVQHERAPRSTSSLVTAARRTPSGLYTGISNVYHPAGTTYHPLLYPALFPFKPTVSTFTPSVAHFLPRPSPESLSITTAKEDEVTSSEEAATVDIRIESKEELVNTRLAPPLITSVSSEYMMQGLSLLPTENIYEFAAKLLFFAVRWARSIHSFLQLPYRDQTILLEESWSELFVLTAAQWNFPVDETMLVPVDLPMERREVLLDKARRLRELLAKCAALRVDHSEYACLKAIVLFKAESRNLCEPGRVSALQEQTVAVFCERDARRVGRLLLLLPPARALCRATLHELLFKPTVGDVSVERLLGDMVGALRPT, from the exons ATGGAGGAAAACGGACGTGGAGAGACACTGTGCAAGGTCTGCGGTGATAAAGCTTCCGGAAAACATTACGGCGTACCAAGTTGCGACGGATGTCGGGGTTTCTTCAAGCGGTCAATCCGCAG GAATTTGGACTACGTGTGCAAAGAAAACGGACGTTGCATCGTGGACGTGTCGCGGCGCAATCAATGTCAAGCTTGTCGCTTCACAAAATGTCTTCAGGTCAACATGAAACGAGATG CCGTGCAACACGAGAGAGCACCGAGGAGCACGTCCTCTCTTGTTACGGCAGCGAGAAGGACACCTTCGGGACTTTATACAGGAATTTCTAACGTCTACCATCCGGCAGGTACCACTTATCATCCTCTTCTATATCCCGCATTGTTCCCATTCAAGCCAACGGTATCCACATTCACCCCATCAGTCG CACACTTCTTACCACGACCATCTCCGGAATCTCTGTCTATAACTACTGCTAAGGAAGATGAAGTTACCAGCTCCGAGGAAGCAGCCACTGTTGATATCAGAATTGAATCGAAAG AGGAATTAGTAAATACACGTCTAGCCCCGCCACTCATCACTTCCGTTTCATCGGAATACATGATGCAAGGCTTATCACTTCTTCCGACTGAAAATATCTATGAGTTTGCAGCAAAGTTACTTTTCTTTGCTGTGAGATGGGCGAGAAGTATACATTCCTTTCTCCAA CTCCCTTACAGAGACCAAACCATTCTTCTGGAGGAGTCGTGGAGCGAGTTGTTTGTGTTGACGGCAGCACAGTGGAACTTTCCCGTGGACGAGACCATGTTGGTGCCCGTGGATCTGCCGATGGAACGAAGGGAAGTTCTACTCGACAAAGCGAGAAGGCTAAGAGAACTTTTAGCAAAATGCGCCGCGCTGAGGGTGGATCATTCAGAATACGCGTGCTTAAAGGCCATAGTTCTATTCAAAGCGG AATCACGAAATCTCTGTGAACCGGGACGAGTGTCGGCGTTGCAGGAGCAAACGGTGGCGGTATTCTGCGAGAGGGATGCGCGCAGAGTGGGTCGATTGTTGCTGCTTTTACCCCCGGCACGCGCACTCTGCCGTGCTACCCTGCACGAGCTGCTGTTCAAACCGACTGTCGGTGACGTTAGCGTGGAGCGATTGCTGGGCGACATGGTCGGCGCCCTCAGGCCCACCTAA
- the LOC140672427 gene encoding photoreceptor-specific nuclear receptor isoform X1 has protein sequence MEENGRGETLCKVCGDKASGKHYGVPSCDGCRGFFKRSIRRYARNLDYVCKENGRCIVDVSRRNQCQACRFTKCLQVNMKRDAVQHERAPRSTSSLVTAARRTPSGLYTGISNVYHPAGTTYHPLLYPALFPFKPTVSTFTPSVAHFLPRPSPESLSITTAKEDEVTSSEEAATVDIRIESKEELVNTRLAPPLITSVSSEYMMQGLSLLPTENIYEFAAKLLFFAVRWARSIHSFLQLPYRDQTILLEESWSELFVLTAAQWNFPVDETMLVPVDLPMERREVLLDKARRLRELLAKCAALRVDHSEYACLKAIVLFKAESRNLCEPGRVSALQEQTVAVFCERDARRVGRLLLLLPPARALCRATLHELLFKPTVGDVSVERLLGDMVGALRPT, from the exons ATGGAGGAAAACGGACGTGGAGAGACACTGTGCAAGGTCTGCGGTGATAAAGCTTCCGGAAAACATTACGGCGTACCAAGTTGCGACGGATGTCGGGGTTTCTTCAAGCGGTCAATCCGCAGGTACGCGAG GAATTTGGACTACGTGTGCAAAGAAAACGGACGTTGCATCGTGGACGTGTCGCGGCGCAATCAATGTCAAGCTTGTCGCTTCACAAAATGTCTTCAGGTCAACATGAAACGAGATG CCGTGCAACACGAGAGAGCACCGAGGAGCACGTCCTCTCTTGTTACGGCAGCGAGAAGGACACCTTCGGGACTTTATACAGGAATTTCTAACGTCTACCATCCGGCAGGTACCACTTATCATCCTCTTCTATATCCCGCATTGTTCCCATTCAAGCCAACGGTATCCACATTCACCCCATCAGTCG CACACTTCTTACCACGACCATCTCCGGAATCTCTGTCTATAACTACTGCTAAGGAAGATGAAGTTACCAGCTCCGAGGAAGCAGCCACTGTTGATATCAGAATTGAATCGAAAG AGGAATTAGTAAATACACGTCTAGCCCCGCCACTCATCACTTCCGTTTCATCGGAATACATGATGCAAGGCTTATCACTTCTTCCGACTGAAAATATCTATGAGTTTGCAGCAAAGTTACTTTTCTTTGCTGTGAGATGGGCGAGAAGTATACATTCCTTTCTCCAA CTCCCTTACAGAGACCAAACCATTCTTCTGGAGGAGTCGTGGAGCGAGTTGTTTGTGTTGACGGCAGCACAGTGGAACTTTCCCGTGGACGAGACCATGTTGGTGCCCGTGGATCTGCCGATGGAACGAAGGGAAGTTCTACTCGACAAAGCGAGAAGGCTAAGAGAACTTTTAGCAAAATGCGCCGCGCTGAGGGTGGATCATTCAGAATACGCGTGCTTAAAGGCCATAGTTCTATTCAAAGCGG AATCACGAAATCTCTGTGAACCGGGACGAGTGTCGGCGTTGCAGGAGCAAACGGTGGCGGTATTCTGCGAGAGGGATGCGCGCAGAGTGGGTCGATTGTTGCTGCTTTTACCCCCGGCACGCGCACTCTGCCGTGCTACCCTGCACGAGCTGCTGTTCAAACCGACTGTCGGTGACGTTAGCGTGGAGCGATTGCTGGGCGACATGGTCGGCGCCCTCAGGCCCACCTAA